One genomic segment of Culturomica massiliensis includes these proteins:
- a CDS encoding cytochrome c biogenesis protein ResB, whose amino-acid sequence MENVFYIDRLAYFAFPLNLIAGIFLVGVIIFLYVYYRENRFVKWLGGMQGTLWIIGSLIFVLLGEGILAGRWFCTWPFVCLLLLLWVNLGLVVLRHIRACSLRNVLFLLNHLGLWLALGGALWGAPDRKSVKLIAYLRQPEYTAVDETGRLYPLPFTVTLEKFQVEYYDRMQRVPKKFRSELILQNKECRLYTAIEVNEPVDFGGYSIYQDNYDREKGLYSVLLLVRDPWLGIVYTGILMMIIGAVGLVVCGPLRKPNQ is encoded by the coding sequence ATGGAAAATGTTTTTTATATAGACCGTTTGGCTTATTTTGCTTTTCCACTCAATTTAATTGCGGGCATTTTTCTGGTGGGCGTGATTATTTTTTTGTATGTCTATTACAGGGAAAACCGGTTTGTGAAATGGTTGGGGGGTATGCAGGGAACATTGTGGATTATCGGTAGCTTGATTTTTGTGTTGCTGGGAGAAGGGATATTGGCCGGACGATGGTTTTGTACCTGGCCTTTTGTGTGTTTGTTACTGCTGTTGTGGGTAAATCTCGGTTTGGTTGTCCTTAGACATATTCGTGCGTGTTCGTTGCGGAATGTTTTGTTTCTGTTGAATCATTTGGGATTGTGGTTGGCTTTGGGAGGAGCATTATGGGGGGCTCCTGACCGGAAATCGGTAAAATTGATTGCTTATCTCCGGCAGCCGGAATATACGGCTGTGGATGAGACGGGAAGATTGTATCCGCTTCCGTTTACCGTTACGCTGGAAAAGTTTCAGGTTGAATATTACGACCGGATGCAGCGGGTTCCCAAGAAATTTCGTTCGGAGTTGATTTTACAAAATAAAGAGTGCCGGCTGTATACAGCAATTGAGGTGAATGAACCGGTCGATTTTGGAGGCTATTCTATATATCAGGACAATTACGATCGGGAAAAAGGGTTGTATTCCGTCTTGTTATTGGTGCGTGATCCATGGCTGGGTATTGTATATACCGGGATTCTAATGATGATCATCGGAGCTGTCGGACTGGTGGTATGCGGCCCGTTGCGTAAACCGAATCAATAA
- a CDS encoding cytochrome c peroxidase, whose amino-acid sequence MNKKRAFLFTLLVLILGLGAIAIYRFNFRKSIPEASLALQVKAVLTNNGCLACHASDAEKPFYSNFPVAGKLVQQDMRNGLRYIDLGKVCQELEAGKPVSEVNLAKIEQSMINESMPLTKYKMIHWGTSYNDAEKDVLTRWVKETRAFYYPNSLAAPEFAGEPLQPVPDSIPVDPRKVALGFKLYHDTRISADNTVSCATCHPLHKAGVDGLKTSKGIYDQIGGINAPTVYNAGLNMSQFWDGRAADLQAQAGGPPLDVLEMGSNWDEINGKLRADKEMVKEFASIYPEGISEHTITDAIAEFEKTLLTPNSRFDRYLKGDKNVLTADEIAGYHLFKKYNCATCHAGENIGGRSYEYMGIVADYFEHRGLPLHDNKDYGHFNVTQDSVDFQRFKTPTLRNVALTAPYLHDGSAQTLEAATEAMFTFQTGKEVSKEEIDKLVLFMKTLTGENPMMSYVHPGLE is encoded by the coding sequence ATGAACAAAAAACGAGCGTTTTTATTCACCTTATTGGTGTTGATTCTTGGATTGGGAGCGATTGCGATTTACAGATTTAATTTTCGTAAATCCATCCCCGAAGCTTCTTTGGCTTTACAGGTAAAAGCGGTATTGACGAATAACGGTTGCTTGGCCTGTCATGCTTCGGATGCAGAGAAACCGTTTTACTCTAATTTTCCGGTAGCTGGAAAATTGGTACAACAGGATATGCGTAACGGATTGCGTTATATCGATTTAGGAAAAGTATGCCAGGAATTGGAAGCCGGTAAGCCGGTTTCGGAAGTTAATTTGGCGAAGATCGAACAGAGTATGATAAATGAGTCGATGCCTTTGACAAAGTATAAAATGATACATTGGGGAACGTCTTATAATGATGCGGAAAAGGATGTTTTAACCCGTTGGGTGAAAGAAACCCGTGCGTTTTATTATCCGAATTCATTGGCTGCGCCTGAATTCGCCGGAGAACCGCTGCAACCGGTTCCTGATTCGATTCCTGTCGATCCCCGTAAGGTGGCTTTGGGATTTAAACTTTATCACGATACTCGTATTTCTGCGGACAATACGGTATCTTGTGCAACCTGTCACCCATTGCATAAGGCTGGTGTAGACGGTCTGAAAACGTCGAAGGGAATTTACGACCAAATCGGAGGTATTAATGCTCCGACTGTATATAATGCCGGTCTGAATATGAGTCAGTTTTGGGATGGAAGAGCTGCGGATTTACAGGCTCAGGCAGGCGGTCCTCCTTTGGATGTTTTGGAAATGGGATCGAACTGGGATGAAATTAACGGTAAGTTGAGGGCTGATAAAGAGATGGTAAAAGAGTTTGCTTCTATTTATCCCGAAGGAATTAGTGAGCATACGATTACGGATGCTATTGCTGAATTTGAAAAAACGTTGCTGACTCCGAACAGTCGTTTTGACCGATATCTGAAAGGAGATAAAAATGTATTGACAGCGGATGAGATTGCCGGTTATCATCTGTTTAAAAAATACAACTGTGCTACTTGTCATGCCGGAGAAAATATAGGTGGCCGGTCCTATGAATATATGGGGATTGTGGCGGATTATTTTGAACACCGGGGATTACCGCTTCACGATAATAAAGATTACGGTCATTTTAATGTCACTCAGGATTCTGTGGATTTCCAGCGTTTTAAAACCCCAACATTGCGAAATGTAGCTTTAACGGCTCCTTATCTGCATGACGGTTCGGCACAGACGTTGGAAGCGGCTACGGAAGCGATGTTTACTTTTCAGACCGGTAAGGAAGTTTCAAAGGAAGAAATCGATAAGTTGGTTTTGTTTATGAAGACATTGACCGGAGAAAATCCGATGATGAGTTATGTACACCCGGGTTTAGAGTAA
- a CDS encoding MFS transporter has translation MSTTAKNKEKIRFSKAFWVANTVELLERAAYYGVFIVITLYLSRILGFNDIQAATIAGTFSAFLYLLPTFAGALADKIGFRNSMLLAFGLLTLGYGGLALFPTYLESAGLVEYSQTTTFKGLTDSSIRYGIIPIMALIIIGGAFIKSVISGTVARETTEATRAKGFAIFYAMVNIGAFSGKTIVKPLREALGNEGLITLNYFSASMTLLALIAIWFFYKSSNHSGEGKTFRQIWKALLKVCANGRLILLILIITGFWMVQHQLYATMPKYVLRLAGEGASPSWYANVNPLVVVLTVSLVTQLMSKKTALTSMTIGMFIMPISALCMASGNMFNTDTTILTMHPVAFMMVVGIVFQGLAETFISPRFLEYFSLQAPKGEEGLYLGFSHLHSFLSSIVGFGLSGYLLSKYCPEPTLFSTQEEWRAASANAHYIWYYFAAIALVSAIALIIYGQIVKKIDKAQLQNNPANS, from the coding sequence ATGAGTACGACAGCAAAAAACAAAGAAAAAATTCGCTTCAGCAAAGCATTCTGGGTCGCCAACACAGTTGAATTACTTGAGCGTGCTGCCTATTACGGAGTTTTTATTGTAATCACCCTTTATCTCAGTCGGATCCTTGGTTTTAATGATATTCAGGCTGCAACAATAGCCGGTACATTTTCAGCTTTTCTTTATTTATTACCGACTTTCGCCGGTGCTCTAGCCGATAAAATCGGTTTCCGCAATTCCATGCTTTTAGCATTTGGGCTTTTGACTTTAGGCTACGGAGGCCTTGCACTTTTTCCAACTTATCTGGAAAGCGCCGGCTTGGTGGAATATAGCCAGACCACCACATTCAAAGGATTAACGGACAGCAGTATACGTTATGGAATTATCCCCATCATGGCTCTCATCATCATCGGAGGTGCTTTTATTAAAAGTGTCATCTCCGGTACGGTCGCCCGGGAAACAACAGAAGCAACCCGGGCAAAAGGTTTTGCTATCTTTTATGCTATGGTCAATATCGGGGCTTTTTCGGGAAAAACAATCGTAAAACCGTTACGTGAAGCTTTAGGCAATGAAGGACTTATTACGCTCAACTACTTTTCAGCATCCATGACATTGCTGGCTTTAATTGCTATTTGGTTTTTCTACAAAAGCAGCAATCACAGCGGAGAAGGAAAAACATTCCGCCAGATATGGAAAGCTCTCCTGAAAGTATGTGCCAACGGAAGACTTATCCTGCTTATCCTCATTATTACCGGCTTCTGGATGGTACAACATCAACTGTATGCCACAATGCCCAAATATGTTTTGCGTTTGGCCGGAGAAGGAGCTTCTCCCTCCTGGTACGCCAATGTAAACCCCTTGGTCGTTGTATTGACCGTCAGTTTAGTAACTCAGTTGATGAGCAAGAAAACAGCACTGACATCCATGACGATCGGAATGTTCATCATGCCGATCTCCGCCTTGTGCATGGCCTCCGGAAATATGTTCAATACGGACACCACCATCTTAACCATGCATCCGGTCGCTTTTATGATGGTTGTCGGCATTGTATTCCAGGGCTTAGCAGAAACGTTCATCTCTCCCCGTTTTCTGGAATATTTTTCCTTGCAAGCACCCAAAGGGGAAGAAGGATTATACCTCGGATTCAGCCATCTTCACTCGTTCCTGTCCTCCATCGTAGGATTCGGACTCTCCGGTTATTTACTCAGTAAATATTGCCCGGAACCCACTCTTTTCTCAACACAGGAAGAATGGCGGGCAGCCAGCGCTAACGCTCACTATATCTGGTATTACTTCGCAGCCATCGCCCTGGTATCCGCAATAGCCCTGATCATTTACGGCCAAATCGTCAAAAAAATAGATAAAGCCCAATTGCAAAACAACCCGGCGAATTCATAA
- a CDS encoding uracil-DNA glycosylase family protein has translation MIDLPTELHPLEPFFPEGTKLLMLGSFPPARKRWKMEFYYPNFQNDMWRIFGWVFFENKEYFLTQDRKSFDEVSIKDFLNRKGIALSDTAREVIRQKGNASDKFLEIVQSIDLQKVLEQLPECRALVTTGQKATDTLFALLDAPQPSVGGYVGCNYNGRDLRIYRMPSSSRAYPKPLEEKARIYRQMFCELGMLSV, from the coding sequence ATGATTGATTTACCTACAGAATTGCATCCGCTTGAGCCGTTTTTTCCGGAGGGGACAAAACTTTTGATGCTGGGTAGTTTTCCTCCGGCCCGGAAAAGATGGAAGATGGAATTTTATTATCCTAATTTTCAGAATGACATGTGGCGTATTTTCGGTTGGGTCTTTTTTGAGAATAAGGAATATTTTCTGACGCAAGACCGAAAATCTTTTGACGAAGTTTCTATAAAAGATTTTTTAAACCGGAAAGGAATTGCTTTATCGGATACGGCCCGGGAGGTCATACGACAAAAAGGAAATGCTTCCGATAAGTTTTTGGAGATCGTTCAATCGATCGATTTACAAAAGGTGTTGGAGCAATTACCGGAGTGCCGCGCGTTGGTAACGACGGGGCAGAAAGCAACAGATACTTTGTTTGCTTTGTTGGATGCGCCGCAACCCTCGGTGGGGGGATATGTCGGGTGTAATTACAACGGACGCGATTTGCGGATTTATCGGATGCCCTCCTCTTCCAGGGCTTATCCAAAGCCTCTGGAAGAGAAAGCCCGTATATATAGGCAAATGTTTTGCGAGTTAGGTATGCTGTCCGTGTAA
- the ccsA gene encoding cytochrome c biogenesis protein CcsA, translating into MTWDDFIIFAAGAVLCWSVAALLAYRKGRGKAVIALSLLGILIFGGFIGGLWVFLERPPLRTMGETRLFYSWFVAVVGLMVYLRWRYPWILSVSAVLSVVFIVVNLLKPEIHDKALMPALQSAWFVPHVIVYMFAYALLGCAMLVGIYGCLPAGRVKRPVLFSVADNLVYTGLALLTLGMLFGAIWAKQAWGHYWGWDPKETWAAITWFTYLMYVHVRYRYPQKYACALWIVVLAFLFLQICWYGVNYLPSAEMSIHTYA; encoded by the coding sequence TTGACCTGGGATGATTTTATCATATTTGCTGCGGGTGCTGTTTTGTGCTGGAGTGTCGCAGCTTTGTTGGCCTACCGTAAGGGAAGGGGAAAGGCTGTGATTGCTTTGTCTCTGCTTGGGATCTTAATATTCGGAGGCTTTATCGGCGGTTTGTGGGTGTTTTTGGAACGTCCGCCGTTACGTACAATGGGAGAAACCCGTTTGTTTTATTCCTGGTTTGTGGCTGTTGTCGGGCTGATGGTGTATTTACGCTGGCGTTACCCTTGGATATTGTCTGTAAGTGCGGTTTTGTCTGTCGTTTTTATTGTTGTCAATCTATTGAAACCTGAAATTCACGATAAGGCATTGATGCCGGCTTTGCAGAGTGCTTGGTTTGTACCTCATGTAATTGTTTATATGTTCGCTTATGCTTTATTGGGATGTGCCATGCTGGTCGGAATATACGGTTGTTTACCGGCAGGACGTGTAAAACGTCCGGTTTTGTTCAGTGTTGCCGATAATTTGGTGTATACCGGACTGGCTTTATTGACTTTGGGGATGCTTTTCGGTGCTATCTGGGCGAAACAAGCCTGGGGACATTATTGGGGATGGGATCCGAAGGAGACCTGGGCGGCGATAACCTGGTTTACCTATTTGATGTATGTACATGTACGCTACCGTTATCCGCAGAAATATGCCTGTGCGTTATGGATTGTGGTGTTGGCATTTTTATTTTTACAGATATGTTGGTACGGAGTTAATTATTTGCCTTCGGCAGAAATGAGCATACATACGTATGCATAA
- a CDS encoding IS4 family transposase, whose translation MSTIFNQKIDLIQLLRQIPDEHILKIATKSKVDHYAKVLNGRLMFYLLLSGILRTDKLSQRGLADSFSSPLFRTLFNFKGKPTISHSSISDRLSTMNTDFFRECYETIYHIFSSLYSTKEIENLCLQRVDSTLVSEACNHLKQGMPCGNLYGKKKMMKYTINFDGMFASFATTHSGDSEASESHVLPENVLSHFQKIKDHSSVYILDRGQNSAEAFRTMKSQDGLLFVGRLTDKRKMLVVEDLKKGNDVFTDGDLLEDKLVKLYKREEKLNKEGRKVVTTRLVDETFRVVRFKPQGKGEILLITNCLELTAQTITQIYRRRWDIEVFFRFIKQELNFSHFLSMNENGIQIVMYMTLITAMLVMIYKRENNIGYTTAVRRMGIELENLIMAIIVIESGGDLNKTQLRPPV comes from the coding sequence ATGTCAACCATCTTTAATCAGAAAATTGATTTGATTCAGCTATTGCGTCAGATTCCTGATGAACATATCCTAAAAATAGCCACTAAAAGTAAAGTTGATCATTATGCCAAAGTATTGAATGGCCGTTTGATGTTTTATTTGCTTTTATCAGGAATCCTTCGTACAGATAAATTGAGCCAGCGTGGTCTGGCTGATTCCTTTTCCTCTCCTCTTTTTCGTACTTTATTTAATTTTAAAGGTAAACCAACGATATCCCATAGTTCCATATCCGATCGTCTGTCCACCATGAATACTGATTTCTTCCGGGAGTGCTACGAAACGATCTATCATATTTTCAGTTCTTTATACAGTACGAAAGAGATCGAAAACTTATGTCTTCAGCGTGTGGACAGTACTCTTGTAAGTGAAGCCTGCAATCACCTCAAACAGGGAATGCCGTGCGGCAATCTTTACGGGAAAAAGAAAATGATGAAATATACCATCAATTTTGACGGAATGTTTGCTTCTTTTGCAACGACTCATTCGGGTGATAGTGAAGCCAGCGAATCCCATGTACTTCCTGAGAATGTGCTCAGCCATTTTCAAAAGATAAAGGATCACTCTTCTGTTTATATCCTTGACCGCGGTCAGAATTCTGCCGAAGCATTCAGGACAATGAAAAGTCAGGATGGACTCCTTTTTGTAGGCAGACTGACCGATAAACGGAAAATGCTGGTGGTGGAGGACCTGAAAAAGGGAAATGATGTTTTCACAGACGGAGACCTTCTTGAAGACAAATTGGTTAAACTTTATAAACGGGAAGAAAAACTCAATAAAGAAGGAAGAAAAGTAGTAACAACCAGACTCGTTGATGAAACTTTCCGGGTAGTGCGTTTTAAACCTCAGGGTAAAGGCGAAATTTTACTCATAACTAACTGTCTGGAACTTACAGCTCAGACTATTACTCAGATATACCGTCGACGGTGGGATATTGAAGTCTTTTTTCGTTTTATCAAACAGGAACTGAATTTCAGCCATTTTCTCTCCATGAATGAAAACGGAATACAGATTGTGATGTATATGACCCTGATTACGGCTATGCTGGTGATGATTTATAAACGGGAAAATAATATCGGATATACCACGGCTGTCAGAAGAATGGGCATTGAACTCGAAAATCTGATTATGGCCATTATCGTTATTGAAAGCGGGGGAGATCTGAATAAAACGCAACTCAGACCTCCTGTCTGA